Genomic DNA from Epinephelus moara isolate mb chromosome 24, YSFRI_EMoa_1.0, whole genome shotgun sequence:
ATACAactgttcagttttatttaatatttattttattttgtatttatgtcatTTGTTACATGAGAAAAAAAGCAACCACTCTGATCTGGCACATATTTGCCAGGCggatataaataaaatcagtgtttccttgTGACTGGATCACTTTCTTGTACTCAGTAGTCAACGTGTATTTGTTTCTCAATTGCTCCAGACTGAGATCTCTTACTACTGTACAACTGAATTGCAGTGAACTTTGGGACAGTCAGTTtggttccccagaggatgaaccctttggtgatcccctgacttttcctctagcaccaccagcAGTTTGACATTTCTGCTTGGTGAACTGGtcggtcacggtccaaaagtgggttgcaggtTCACTCTGagtggaccacaagtgactcaaaCTCgacaagtttgtaaaaaacacactttatcttgaagtacagtgaatttccggcgcagagcttttattttgaagtgccattttctgTTGTAGAGCGAGTAACTAAAGGAGAGATCCCTGACAGACACAGCAAACAAGTTGACAACGTGGCCAAACAaaagtatgacactgaaaatattaaactgtgtggaccttaaactaatgactaagaagaaatctggaccccgtggctggaccagttgggaaccactgctatagACTGTTTTACACTTGACAGCATAAACACTCTAAATGGGTccttttgtatttcctgttggaatgtttTGCTTGAATGGcgtcagctgacaggaagtaaacaccgacccaagctgttgcctagcaatgCAATACCATTGAAATGGGTCTATACTAGTTTGGTTTATGACTAGATACTTTGAAAACTgctgacattcccatcagcctcagctgtactttgtgcttATGAGCAACTATTGGCATATAGTGTTGTGTCTCAGGAGATTGCTTCATTCAATAGAACAaatcttttgaatgaataaactCAACTGAATCACTTCCTGAAGTGATCCGCTCAATTTTGAGTCCAGTTGAGCTCTGAGGGATTCAGTGACTCACTCTTTTCACTGTGAGAAAACAGTGCATGTTCAGTGATTCGTTCACTGACTGTACCACACAGTAAACGTGAGCCCTGAGTGACAGTTGCTGACTCACATCATTCAAAAATATACTGATTATTTGTATCAAAATCCAAAATGACAGCGTATGTTGTCAAAGACAGGAggtatgtgttgttttttcatgtttatcATGCTTTGGAGTGATTTTGTTTGAGAAATTTTTTTAAGTATAATTTTATATGTTCTTgttgaaaaataatgaattgacaaaaaaagtgtaattttaGCCTAAATACATTAGAAAATAGCAGTTAATCAATTTCCCAAATTATTTATATGTGCTTGCCCTTTACAGAAAAAACTATTCCTTATATCTTTCTAGCTCACTTTTCACATCTTTACTCACCCGACACTAGATGTGATAAAATGAAATCTCACAAGTGAACTAATATGATGACCTCTGTGCTCACACCATCCTAACACAAACTATGTAATACTGCCACACATAGCTCTGAACACTTCCCTGTTTAAAACATGACGAACTCTTCTTCCATGCTGCTAAAGACCTTTCTTCTGACACCACCTCTGGCCAGTTAGTACGTTTACTTCATCGTCATCATCAAAGATTTCAGACCTCATCTTTTATCTTTTATcaatttggttttcttttcatgAGGCACTCCTCCAGCCTTGCAGAGCTTGTTTTGGTGACGCATGTCATCCAGATGGAGTTGACCAACCTCGGTGACTTTGCCACGGTGGAGCAGAATGTCACACCTACACACAACTGTGCTCCATCATATCACCGTCACTCAGACATGTTGAGACACCCCTCTGGAAGGTTTTCACTGGAAACTCATTGGTACATTGTCATTTCTGTGACAAATCCCGAGGCTATACCCAGCCTTAAAAATCTCATTTACTTtacaaactgaatttaaaagctacttttttcatcttttgtcaCTTCTATTGTCTCAAAGTTGTGAATGACAGTCCATTTAATATCACACCTGATAATTATAGCTCATTACTTTACACAGAAACAGCTCCACACCctttctcacacaaacacaaagactcaTGTGGTCCCAGGCCGGGGTGCGGCTGGAAATTTTGGAGCGTTtgacaacagttcaacaaccgTTCTGACACATTGAATATCTGCAATGCGTGTCATGTTCCAGTGCAGCTGAatcactgagacacacacacacacacacacacacacacacacacacacacacacacacgtgacaCACAGTAGACTATAAAGGTCTCATATATAGGCTATAAGGACACTTTCATCAGACCCAGAGGAGATTAAAATGACCTCTCTTGGATCCATGCAGTAGATACAGTTGGTCCTCTTCCTCAGCCTGCATGGAGAAAGGTCGAGGTATTTTCTCTGAAGATTCAGCATCACGACCTCAGCAGACCTGCAGAGAAAGCAAATTCACAGGTCAGATAAACAAAGACTGATAGAtacatgcttgttttttctattttgtgCAGCATGTTTCACCTGATTTTTAGTCAAATCAGTGAATGTTAGTGAGCCGATGACTGGTCTTTCAGTGTGTGTCATGCAGTCATCCAGATTTACGAGCTGTGGTTTCTGTTTCAGGCCACTCATATCCTACGGGGAAGATCCAAGTCATCGGAGACATATTCCAGTTCACAGTGGATGTGAGTGAATTTTCTCCGGAGGATGTTATCATTACATCTTCCAACAACCTGATAGAGGTGCATGCTGAGAAGGTGAGCCATGAAGGAAAGCTGTAATAGTAACCCCCAAAACAGTGAAGAGGTCTGCTGGTTGATTACTGCACTTCAGATAAATCATATATTAAGTCATTTGATAgaagtatttttaaattttggcaGTAGATTATTCTTTGCAGCCTACATGAATACAGAGGGCAACACAGAAATTAATTAACTTGAGTACTCAATGTATAGTAATGGCTTGAATCTGATAGATAACTGAAGCTAGATTACAGAACATGTCAAAGTTAAAGCCTTAAATTCGAGTTATTAAGGATCAGAAACAGTTTTATTGCCCAGTAGGTTTGCACATACATTGAATTTTTCttggtgttttggtgcataAGGATAAATATGGTGCAAAATTCAAGAGACATAATGTAAAATTTACAATCATATCATATCTTCTGCTTTTGTGATGCAGCTGGGAGAAGACGGCACagtcacaaacacattttcccacCAGTGCAAACTACCATCCAGTGTGGACCCCACATCTGTGAGCATGAGCATAGACAGCAGTGGCACCCTGACTGTCAGAGCTCTCAGGGTACCTTAATGCCCAATATCTCTGCTCTTCATTTATCGTTTTAACACTGGAGTATAGCGACCTCTGGCGGTGGACGCAGGGAACCAAAGGATCCTTCATGTACCACTGGAAATATGAAGAAAACCCTTTAACGCTTTGTGAGATGTTTGGTATTATCTTGGAGAATCCTGTTAACGTGATGAGACGATTGAGGTTAAACAGCAGGGGGTGTCGCAGAAACATGAAAATGGTTGTTCACAGTTTTTCTCAGTTTCTGAGATTTTTCCACTCAGAAGTTAAATTGTCGAAACAGTTCTTGCACAGGCCTAAAGTGAAAGTCTggaaatgacacattttgtttgcGAAATGCTTTTAcactcacaaaacattaaaaacatgcaaCAGAATCAAATATTTGCATCAATCAACACTTTCTGAGATGTCCTGTTTGAATACTGTCTTTATTCTATTCTTGTATGCAGGTTTGTCGATGCCCATCAACTGTCGTTGACATGTCAAACCTACGGTAACCAACCAGACTACACAAATTCAGACATTCATTGTCATTTATCTTTGGTACTGCCTCCTGTCTTCACTGAGGAACCAATAAAGGGGCGTAAAGTAGTTAcaacgggccccagtgcatgctgttaTGATGGGCCCTAGTGTAAGCTAGTTACTATTTATATGCCTAAACTAGTTGCTGTGTAATCTTATCGTCTCGTCATATGATTATATGGAGACTTGACATTGTATAACACCAACATACATACTACCCAGAAACAATCATACAAAacataccaaagaaaataaggaattattcatttaattgaaaAGTTTTTTAAAGCTTATTTATAGTTAATGTACAATTAGCATTTATCTAATGAcatattttgttatagattgctactgactgttttagaaaaaaaacaaaagcaaaccaTGATGGTGATGGCTTTGCCTTTTCAATATAGTCAAGCAAATGacacaatttttttaatttaatgtgagttgttattttgttttttaaacagacaTATATctaaggtggcaatctgaattaCCTACAAGGCCCCGTTTTCTGCACTGCATATTGTAAGAGGGCCCGCTCTCTCTGTGGGCACCCTCACCTCATTGTATTTGATCAGATTTTTCCATGTCCTTATTGTACGCTGCAGCAGCCATATCATTTTTGGTTTTTAGGTTTTGACCTCATCTTGATTCCATATTTATCAAACTCAGAAATGTTGAATGCTCGGGCTCCTGTGCCGTGGCATCTTCCTCTACTCTGATCATGCTTACAAATAGCAACACAGAGGTGGCATCTTTATGTAGGTGGAAAAGGactgactgtttgtttgttttttaaagttctGCAAAAGAGTTTCACACAGGTGTATTAGAGATTCACAATTATGCACGTAGTTTTCTTAAGTTTGGAATAgatattttcttaaaaaacaaacaaacaaaaaaaaaaacagttaatcCAACAGAGTTTGGGTTTTACTATGAGATCGGTGTTGAGTGATTTGAAAAGGgtgtgaaaaatgtgtgaaCCCAAGCAAAGTGTCATCACATTTGCAAGAGAAGACTTCTGCTCTGCTAAGAAGGTGGTGATGATGAAGGTCAAATGGATCCCACTTTCTTTAAGCGTGTCTTAACAATCGAGAAAAGCTGTAAATGTAGGCTTTTTGTTTTCCGTTTATTTGGTTACCGATAAAgcctcaatttaaaaaaaaaaaaaactttattgaacaatttcaatcaatcaatcaattttatttataaagcccaatatcacaaatcacaatttggctcacagggctttacagcatacgacatccctctgtcctttggaccctcacagcggataaggaaaaactcccccaaaaaaaaccctttaacggggaaaaaaacggtagaaacctgaGGAGGTATTTATAAATACGACAAGACTCGTTCATCATATCATCAAAGTAAATGCTCATGGAACTGAGTAGAAAAAAAcgagaggagaaaaacaaaaggtttTTGAAGCACCTGAAGGCAACATCACAATTAACAGCGACTGGTGGAAGTTTCGTCAGCATTCCTGCCCATGGAGACGTGACGTCAGGTAGCGGTTGTCAAGGGATGTTTTAGTTTACGGAAGTTCTTACCAAGCGGCTGCTCTGTGAGACTTAAAACTAGTATGAACCGACCACAGGTGTtgttattaaatatatttgtggTTAAATGAAGCTGTGTGTAGTATTTTGATATTATAAGCTGTGCTCTGACGCTACTGTCGGTTCACAGGCTGCGTTTTATAATGTA
This window encodes:
- the LOC126386731 gene encoding heat shock protein beta-7-like isoform X2, translated to MEKGRGHSYPTGKIQVIGDIFQFTVDVSEFSPEDVIITSSNNLIEVHAEKLGEDGTVTNTFSHQCKLPSSVDPTSVSMSIDSSGTLTVRALRVP
- the LOC126386731 gene encoding heat shock protein beta-7-like isoform X1, coding for MEKGRGIFSEDSASRPQQTCRESKFTGHSYPTGKIQVIGDIFQFTVDVSEFSPEDVIITSSNNLIEVHAEKLGEDGTVTNTFSHQCKLPSSVDPTSVSMSIDSSGTLTVRALRVP